The DNA segment CCATTGCCCAGGTGCATTATGCAGTGCTTATGGACGGCCAGGAGGCAGCTGTAAAGGTAAAGCGGCCAGGCATAGATAAAATCATAGAGTCAGATATCTCTGTAATGCACACCATTGCAGATCTTCTGGACAGATATGTGCCTCAGGCAAAGCGATACAGGCCTATGGAGGTTGTTGAGGAATTTGCAAGGGTCATACACAGGGAGCAGGATTTTACTGTGGAAGGGGCAAATGTAAACAGGTTCTGCAAGATGTTTGAAGGAGACACTACAGTAAAGGTTCCAAAGGTCTTCTGGGATTGGACAACGAGCGAGGTGCTTACCCTGGAGAGGATTTACGGCACACCCCTTGATGAAACTGAGAAGATAAAGGCCAAGGGCCTTGATATAAAAAAGATTGCTGAAAACGGAATCAGGGCGTTTTTCAAACAGGTATTTGAATTCGGCTACTTCCATGCAGACCTCCATCCTGGAAATATCTTTGCGGGTGATGACGGCACAATTATCTATCTTGATTTCGGCATAGTCGGAAGGCTTGATGAAAACCTGAGAAAATATCTTGCCAGCCTGTTGTTTCATCTTATAAAACAGGATTATCATAATATGGCGCTGATACACAGAGAAATGGGGCTCATTTCAAAAGATGTTGATATAGGAGAATTTGAGGAGGCGCTGAAGGATATAGCTGAGCCGGTATTGGGCAGGACACTGGAACAAATAAACGTATCTGATCTGATAATGAGGCTTATACGGACAGCAAGGCGTTTTCAGATGCGGCTGCAGCCCAATCTCCTGCTCCTGCAGAAATCTATGGTGATAATTGAAGGCGTGGGCAGACAACTTTATCCTGATATAGATATGTGGGAGGTGGCAAAGCCTTTAATCTACAGGTGGATGATAAAGGAAAAGGTGTCGCCGGGCAGGATATACGCAAGGGGCAAAAAGAGGATAGATAATTTTATAGAGATGGCGGCTGATGTGCCATATCAGGTTCATTCCATCCTGAGCAAGACCCTGAACGAAGAACTTAAGATAGGCTTTGTGCATCACAGGCTGGAGACATTGTCAGAAGAAATAAATATCCTTGGCCAGAGGTTTGCAATGGGTATGATAATTGCGGCGCTTATTATAGGCTCGTCATTTATCGCAATGACATACAAAAACGGCTATGCCTTGTGGGGCCTGCCTGCGTTAAGCTGGATCGGTTTTATAATGGCAGGCATTCTGGGACTACGAATGGGTTCGTCAGCGACGAAGAAAGACAAAAAATAATGGATAACAAAAACACAACATATTTCGGCAACAAGATAATCCCTGCATCTGAAAAGAAAAGCATGGTGCAGGATATATTTACCTCTGTTGCTGACAAATACGACCTTATGAACGACCTCATGAGCCTTGGCACACACAGGCTCTGGAAGAGGTTTGTAGCAGAAAAAACCAATCTCAAGCCAGGAGACTCGGCCATAGATGTATGCGGCGGAACCGCTGATATAGCCATGCTGATGGCAAAAAGGGTCGGCGAAAAAGGCAGGGTTGTTGTTTACGATATAAATATGGGGATGCTGGAAAATGGCAGAGATAAATGCATTGACAGGGGCTTTCTGAAAAATGTCCGGTATGTGCAGGGGGACGCAGAGGAGATAGCTTTTGAGGACAACACATTTCACTGCGCAGCCGTCGGATTTGGCATAAGGAATGTAACCCATCTGGACAAGGCATTCATGGAGATGATGCGGGTTGTAAAACCCGGCGGAAGGGTGATTTGCCTTGAGTTTTCTCATCCCACATCAAAAGTATTCAGCAAACTCTACGATCTTTATTCTTTCAAGGTTATGCCGGAGATAGGCAATGTTGTAACAGGCAACAGGGATGCCTATACCTATCTCCCTGAATCCATCAGAAAATTTCCAAAGCAGGAAGAGTTGAAAAAGATAATGGAAGATGTGGGACTCTTCAAGGTCAAATATTATAATCTCTTTAACGGCATTGCTGCTGTGCATATTGGAGTGAAGATATGACTATAGGGGTCAGGGATCAGGGGTCAGGGGTCAGAGAAAAAATCAAAGAAAAAAGTTTACAGGCTCTGAAGCTGCCTTTGCGGCTTATCCCTTTATGGATTGAGGCCATTGGCATGGGCGCTGTGATGGGGGCGATAGTTGACGGCAATAAGCGGTTTAAGGAAAGATTAAGGGAGATTGATGACAAGATATTTTTATTTGAGGCTGTGGATTTAAACAAAAAAATTTATCTCCGTATAAAAGACGGCGACATAAAAACAATCCCGCATCTTGCAAAGGAGCCGGATGTTGTTATGAAAGGAGAGACTAAAGTGTTCTTTGGCCTGCTCCTCGGCAAAGAAGATCCTGATACCGTATTTTTCTCAAGAAAACTTGAGATAAGCGGGGATACAGCGACGGCGATATGTTTTAAAAATATATTGAATAGTATGTAGCCCACCGATTTTTTGCCGCATATTTTGGTGGGCGCAGTCCCACCCTACTCATTTTTTATGATATTAAAAAATATATTTGAAATTCTTGCAATAATATCCGGGGCAATCTCTGGAGTATGCTTTATGGCTATTGCATTGAGAAAAAAATTGCCATTATTTGGTGCACTACTTTCTCCTAAAATCTACGAAGACCTTGACGCTACAGATAAACGTTTAGCACTAGCCGGCGCAATATTTTTTCTGCTTTTTATCGTCTTCATTATTATGCATTTTTTCTAACGATACCCTTTTCTTCATTATCTTAAGGGATAGAGAAAAGAGGACTGATTTATTTTAAAAAGCGAAGAGGAAATTCTGGGGGCATGATACTTAATTCACAATGCCCAGACCCAAGATTTGGAATACAAGCGCCTGTTACAACTGCCATGGCAATAAAAACGCCGAGCAATCTTACCTACGCCATAAGCGAAAACAGTTTGTAGGGTGGGCTATGCCCACCCTACTCACTTTCCCCTGCTTCACCCTCTCTTGCGTCAGACCTTTATCAAAATGCCCCATCCAACCCCTATCTCTTTTCCTATTTTGTCAAATCAGGCAATAACCAATCCGGTTCGGAAGGCGCTATTCATCGCGCAGTACGCGTGCCTTTGAAGTGTCGTTTAGGGGCGCCTGAACCTTGGGTTGCAGGGCTGGATTTATGCCGTGCGTGAGAAGGCGCACCCGTCTTTTTTGCGGCTGGCCGGAAAGGCGGCCTTGCCATCGAATGTTCCTTCTGATGCGCAGGGGCTTTATAGTTGAAGTTTTCGAGAGTCCGACGTTCAAGTTGGGAATGGAGGACCTTTTCTATTGTACGAACCATGACCGTATCCTCTGAGGTTACAAGGGTGAAGGCATCGCCGCTTCTGGCAACGCGGCCTGTCCGGCCTATGCGGTGGATATATGCCTCGACTGTATTGGGAATATCGAAGTTTATGACATGAGAAATCTGCGATACATCTATGCCGCGTGCAGCTATGTCTGTTGCAACCAATATCTGGAATGTGCCGTTACGAAACCCGTCCAAAGCCGCCTGTCTCCGGTGTTGGGAAAGATTTCCCTGAAGCGAGGCCGCTTTGTAACCGGCCTTGGCAAGTTGTTCTCCAAGACGCTTGGCGCGGTGTTTGGTGCGGGTGAAGACCAGCACTGATTCGGTATCCGTATGATGCAGCAACTCAAGGAGCAGACCGGTTTTGAGGTGCTCTGAAACAGGGTAGATGGCATGGCTCACGGTAACCGCAGGAGAACCGCTCCCCACCTGCACTGTAACCGGGTTGCGGAGCGTTTCGTGGGCAAGACGTTTTATCTCTTCGGGCATGGTGGCCGAAAAGAGGAGGGTCTGCCGCTCACTGGGGATTCGTTTAAGTATTTTCCGTATATCAGGCAAAAAGCCCATGTCGAACATGTGATCTGCCTCATCGAGAACCAGAACTTCCAGCCGGGACAGGTTGATGGTTGCTTGTCCGATATGGTCGAGCAGACGACCTGGACAGGCAACAACAATCTCGGCGCCCTGCCTCAGTTTTTGAATCTGAGGGTTAATGTTTACTCCGCCGTAAACGGTAACGCTCCGAAAGCGGGTCTTGCTTCCGAGGGTTTGAATGGCCTGATGTATCTGCTCCGCCAGTTCGCGCGTTGGGGCGATAATGAGCGCCCTCACATAGCCGCGCCCACCCTGCATCAAACGGTGCAGTATCGGCAGCGCAAATGCGGCGGTCTTTCCTGTGCCGGTCTGGGCAAGGCCCATGACGTCCCGCCCTTGCATTACGGCAGGTATGGCCTGGGTCTGGATTGGAGTCGGCGTAACATATCCTGCCGAGGTTACTCCTGCATTCACGGCGGCATTGAGGTAAAACTTTTTAAAATCCATAATCTCCTTCTTTCTTGCTCCAAAAAAAAGCCCCGGAGTCATTCCGGGGCATACGTTTTGATATTCGTTTCCTTCCTGGAACAGCTAATTTAATATGTTTGGATTATAGCAAATTTTGCAAGGCAATAGCAAGCTGAATTGTAACCCCAAAATGATAATGCCCTATTTAGCCAAAATAGAAATGTCCTAAAATCAGGATAAATGGGGTCTGAACCAAAACAGCTATATTTTTTTCGTTGGCTTATTTCCTGTAAGTGTTTAGGGATGTGTTCATATTCTCACTTCAAACTCGCCACCGTCACCCCTCCCCCTCCCTCAAACTGTTCCCCGCTTCTGAAATTATTTACCAGAGGATGACCGGAAAGATACCCCTGCACAGCCTTTGCAAGGATACCCATGCCTACCCCGTGAATTATTACAACTTCGGAAAGTCCGGCAAGCGTTGCGTCGTTCAAAAACTGCTCAAGTCTTGAGAGCGCCTCGTCAACCCGCAGACCTATGATATTTATCTCTGCTGCAACTGCCGCCTCTGACATATCAGGTTTAATATAGCGCTTCTGCATCTTCGCAATTTTGCCTTTCTTAATTCCTACGTCAGACAAAGGCGCTTCCATCTCCATGCTGCCTGCCTTCACCAGCAGGCGATTTTTCTTTTTAAAAAGTTTTACAACCGTTGCATCATAACCCACGGATTTTACAAACACCACATCCCCTTCTTTGAGTTCATCCATTGGCACATGCTCAATATCAGCCGCCTCATACTCTTTTGCCTTTTCAACAACCTGTTCCTGCGCAGATACAACTTCATTAAGAAGCTCTTTTATCCTGTCTTTGTCTTTCTTCTTAATCTCAAGAAGAATGTCATGCATCTTTCTTTTTATGTCGGAGATAATATCAGACGCCTCTTTATACGCATTAGCAAGCGCCTCTTTTCTGCGGATTTCGGCGTCCCTATCCAATTCCTCTATCCGTTCTTCTCTTGTCTTCAATTCCGTTTCTTGTCTCGTAACACTTTCAAGGGCTTCTTCATAATCTCTCCTCTTCTGGTCAAGGTCGTTGATGAGATTTTCAAGGTCAACCTTTCTCTTGCCAAGCATGCCTTTTGCAGATTCTATAATCCTTTCCGGCAATCCATATCTCTTCGCTGTCTCAAGGGCAAAAGAATGTCCCGGCTCACCCCGTCTCAATCTGTAGAGCGGCTCAAGTGTTTCCCTGTCAAATTCCATAGAGGCATTGACCATCCCGTCTGCCTTGTGAACAAACACCTTTACATCTGTAAGATGCGTTGTGGCAAAGATCAAAGACATCCTCTGCTTCAACTCCTCCAGTATCGTGCAGGCAAGCGCTGCCCCTTCTTCCGGGTCTGTGCCTGTGCCGAGTTCATCTATCAGCACAAGGGTTTCGGAATCCGCCTTATTCAGAAACTCCATCATATTTGCAAGATGGGCTGTGAATGTAGAGAGATTATCCGCAATGGACTGCCTGTCGCCGATATCCACCAGAAGATTTTTGAACAATGGAATGGTTGTTAAAGTATCTGCCGGCACAGGCATGCCTGATAAAGCCATGACCGACAACAGCCCGATGGTCTTTATCGCAACAGTCTTGCCGCCTGCATTAGGGCCTGTTATCGCCATTACGGTTTTATCTCCGCCCAGATGCGCATCAATAGGGACAATCTCCGCGGCATTACCCTTCCTTGCCGCGGCATAAAGCAGCAAGGGATGTCTTGCCTTTGCAAGACGCATAACATTCTGCTCGTTAATTTCAGGAATCTGCATGTGGAATCCTTCAGCAAAACAGGCGACGCTGTTTATCAGATCAAGGAAAACTAAAGTTTTAAACTCCCCTTCAATCTCATCGGCAATCTCCCGTATTCGTCTGCCAAGTTCCCGCAAAATTCTTATCTCTTCACCCTTCTCATCGGCAATAATATTTTCCAATTCGTTGGAAAGGCCTATGATGGCGATAGGCTCGACAAATGCGGTCTCTCCTGTCCTTGACACATCGTGCACTACGCCGGACACCTGTCCTTTTGAATCCATCCTTACAGGAATGACCCATCTTCCTGATCTCTGTGTGATAAAAGTATCCTGCAAAAATGGCGCTGTGTTTTCATCTCTGGTAATCTCCTCAAGCCTCTTTATAATCCTGTTTTCAAGCCCCCTCTTTTTTGCCCTGAGTTCTGCAAGAGCCTGCGATGCACTGTCAAGGATATTCCCCTCCCTGTCAATAGAGTTATTAAGTCTATGCAGCAACTCTCCCCTGTCGGTAATGTTCTTCGTAAGTTCGTTAAGGGAGGATTGTGTAGGGGCGTGTTTTAAACCCGCCCTAATCTGCGCCACTGCCTCATGCACAGCATGGAGAAAATCCATCAAGCAAACAAGCTCAACAGGCTCAAGGATTGCATCTTCAGGACGAACCTTTTGCAAGGCAGGAAGAATATCGTTAAACGGAAGGATGCCGAGCGGTCTCTCCTCTTGCGACATCCGCCAGATTTCTTTTACGCAGGCAAATCTCTTTTCAATCTCAACTCTGCTGGAAAGCGGCGTGATGGAAAAGATAGCATCACGAGAAGGATCGCTGTGCGCATACCCGGCGATTATCTCAAGGAGTTTGTTGAATTCAAGGGAATCAAGGGATGTTTGGGGGATCATAGGGTCATTCAGTCAACACACTTTTTCATGAATTCGCTTAAGTCGTATATACATTCATTCTGCCGCTCAAAGGCAGTGGTGTCGGCAATCACTGTCTATTCCCGCTTATTAATGTAGGTGGCATTTGAGAAACCAAAAGACAGTGAAGAGATTGGAACACTCAGGCTATAAATGCCGCCTTCTCTTTTTATCCCATAGAATTTTGACATCGTAATCAGCAATCAGGTGGTCATTGGTAATTATCGGAATCTTCTCTATACGAGCCTGTGACACAAGCATCCGATCAAAAGGGTCTCTATGATGGCCCGGTAAGTTATAAACATGGAGGGCGTGAACTAATTGTATCGGCAGTCCTGAGATATTATTGGCAATCATTTGGTCGGGGATAAATTTTTCAGGATTTTCTTTAAGTTTCAGCCTGCCTATTTTTGTTTTAATCGCTATTTCCCAGCAGCTTGCTGAACTCAAAAACAGGTCATTCCCTTCATCTGCGATGAAATCCCGTATATATGGAGTCAATCTTTCATCGTCCATAATCCACCATAAGAACACATGGGTATCCAGCAATGCCTTCATTTTTCAAATTCCTTTAGAACATTTTCCGGCAATGGCTCCATGAAGGCTTGAGTCATAATAATTTTTCCCTTCCCCTTTGCACTGCCTGGCTGTCTTTTGCCTGATGAGGCAGGTATCGGGCTGACACGGGCTATAGGTTTCCCTGCCTTTGCAATCAAAATATCCTCTCCACTTTCCACACGTTTAAGTATTGCTGATAGATGTGTTTTTGCCTCATGTATGTTTACAGTATGCATATTGATAAACCCCCTTAAACTTATAGTAAAGTAAACTAACAGGTTAGTCAAGTATTGTTTATATTCGATTCCGCTATCATGCAACAAACGTAGTGTTTATTGTTATGTTATTTCTGCTTCAAATATTTTTACCTTTCCAAATTCGCCGTCGTAGCCCGGGGCGATGTGAACATTTCCTGAACGCATCATGGAAATGGCTTCACTGAGAAGCGGTGAGCCAGCCCTTCTGATATCATCCAAAGGCACATCGATTAATATCTTAAATTCGCTGCCGAGTTTTTGCAGGAGGTTTTGATATACGTTGTCCACTTTTTTGCTGCTCACGCCAACTTTCAAGACCTCTGCAATAATCTCCGGCAGAGGGATTATGGAATAAAAAGGCGGCGCGCCTTTTAATTCAAAACCTTCTTCCCTGTCTGAGAGCCTCTCTACCCTGTGCATCACACCCACCGTAACCTTTTTACTGCATACAGGACAAAGGTAGTTGTGTTTTATCGTCTCCTTTGGCGAGAGGCTTGTCTTGCAAAGCCTGTGGCCGTCGTAATGATATTTTCCTTCTTCAGGAAAAAATTCTATTGTACCTGAAAAACCTTTTTTTGTTTTGAGCGCATCCATCATTGCCTTATAAGAAATTTCTGTATCAAAGATATTTGCCTCGCGGCCTATCTTTGCAGGTGAATGGGCATCGGAATTGGATATAAGGGTAATTTTGTCTAAGGCTGAAAGCCTCCGGTTCATGGCCGGGTCTGAGGAAAGGCCTGTTTCAATGGCGTGGATATGAGGGGTCAGCTCCTCAAAACATTCTTCAAGGGAATCAAAACCTGATGCTGCGCCGAACACTGAAAAATGCGGCGTCCATGCGTGGGCAGGGACGAGCATGGCATCAGGAGATTCGTTCATCACAATCTTTAAAAGCTCCTTTGCATCAAGCCCAAGTATGGGTCTTCCGTCAGCGCTGAGATTTCCGATACGAGAGAGAGCTGCGTTTATCTTTGCAATATCGGCAAAGTCAGGGGCAAATACTATGGAGTGTATCTTGCGGGTCTTTCCGTTTTTGCTATAGATGCAGCTTATCTCTGCGGAGAGGATAAAAAAGACATCCTGCCTGCATGAATCATGAATTTCATCGGTTTGAAATTCTTTTTTCAGCCTGAATAGGCCGCTGCCTGCTGGCTCAAGTTTTTCCTTTAGTTCA comes from the Deltaproteobacteria bacterium genome and includes:
- the ubiB gene encoding 2-polyprenylphenol 6-hydroxylase, translating into MPILEMAERGNGVGTYTNIRRLHKIAVILIKYGFGWLVKEIRIFPFLSSFERLLLKKAKRELSTGERVRLALEELGPTFIKLGQVASTRADLLPPDWIEELKKLQDAVPSFSFEKVREVVEHGLKAPLSKKFKIFEEIPCASASIAQVHYAVLMDGQEAAVKVKRPGIDKIIESDISVMHTIADLLDRYVPQAKRYRPMEVVEEFARVIHREQDFTVEGANVNRFCKMFEGDTTVKVPKVFWDWTTSEVLTLERIYGTPLDETEKIKAKGLDIKKIAENGIRAFFKQVFEFGYFHADLHPGNIFAGDDGTIIYLDFGIVGRLDENLRKYLASLLFHLIKQDYHNMALIHREMGLISKDVDIGEFEEALKDIAEPVLGRTLEQINVSDLIMRLIRTARRFQMRLQPNLLLLQKSMVIIEGVGRQLYPDIDMWEVAKPLIYRWMIKEKVSPGRIYARGKKRIDNFIEMAADVPYQVHSILSKTLNEELKIGFVHHRLETLSEEINILGQRFAMGMIIAALIIGSSFIAMTYKNGYALWGLPALSWIGFIMAGILGLRMGSSATKKDKK
- the ubiE gene encoding bifunctional demethylmenaquinone methyltransferase/2-methoxy-6-polyprenyl-1,4-benzoquinol methylase UbiE, encoding MDNKNTTYFGNKIIPASEKKSMVQDIFTSVADKYDLMNDLMSLGTHRLWKRFVAEKTNLKPGDSAIDVCGGTADIAMLMAKRVGEKGRVVVYDINMGMLENGRDKCIDRGFLKNVRYVQGDAEEIAFEDNTFHCAAVGFGIRNVTHLDKAFMEMMRVVKPGGRVICLEFSHPTSKVFSKLYDLYSFKVMPEIGNVVTGNRDAYTYLPESIRKFPKQEELKKIMEDVGLFKVKYYNLFNGIAAVHIGVKI
- a CDS encoding SCP2 sterol-binding domain-containing protein: MTIGVRDQGSGVREKIKEKSLQALKLPLRLIPLWIEAIGMGAVMGAIVDGNKRFKERLREIDDKIFLFEAVDLNKKIYLRIKDGDIKTIPHLAKEPDVVMKGETKVFFGLLLGKEDPDTVFFSRKLEISGDTATAICFKNILNSM
- a CDS encoding DEAD/DEAH box helicase yields the protein MDFKKFYLNAAVNAGVTSAGYVTPTPIQTQAIPAVMQGRDVMGLAQTGTGKTAAFALPILHRLMQGGRGYVRALIIAPTRELAEQIHQAIQTLGSKTRFRSVTVYGGVNINPQIQKLRQGAEIVVACPGRLLDHIGQATINLSRLEVLVLDEADHMFDMGFLPDIRKILKRIPSERQTLLFSATMPEEIKRLAHETLRNPVTVQVGSGSPAVTVSHAIYPVSEHLKTGLLLELLHHTDTESVLVFTRTKHRAKRLGEQLAKAGYKAASLQGNLSQHRRQAALDGFRNGTFQILVATDIAARGIDVSQISHVINFDIPNTVEAYIHRIGRTGRVARSGDAFTLVTSEDTVMVRTIEKVLHSQLERRTLENFNYKAPAHQKEHSMARPPFRPAAKKTGAPSHARHKSSPATQGSGAPKRHFKGTRTAR
- a CDS encoding endonuclease MutS2, encoding MIPQTSLDSLEFNKLLEIIAGYAHSDPSRDAIFSITPLSSRVEIEKRFACVKEIWRMSQEERPLGILPFNDILPALQKVRPEDAILEPVELVCLMDFLHAVHEAVAQIRAGLKHAPTQSSLNELTKNITDRGELLHRLNNSIDREGNILDSASQALAELRAKKRGLENRIIKRLEEITRDENTAPFLQDTFITQRSGRWVIPVRMDSKGQVSGVVHDVSRTGETAFVEPIAIIGLSNELENIIADEKGEEIRILRELGRRIREIADEIEGEFKTLVFLDLINSVACFAEGFHMQIPEINEQNVMRLAKARHPLLLYAAARKGNAAEIVPIDAHLGGDKTVMAITGPNAGGKTVAIKTIGLLSVMALSGMPVPADTLTTIPLFKNLLVDIGDRQSIADNLSTFTAHLANMMEFLNKADSETLVLIDELGTGTDPEEGAALACTILEELKQRMSLIFATTHLTDVKVFVHKADGMVNASMEFDRETLEPLYRLRRGEPGHSFALETAKRYGLPERIIESAKGMLGKRKVDLENLINDLDQKRRDYEEALESVTRQETELKTREERIEELDRDAEIRRKEALANAYKEASDIISDIKRKMHDILLEIKKKDKDRIKELLNEVVSAQEQVVEKAKEYEAADIEHVPMDELKEGDVVFVKSVGYDATVVKLFKKKNRLLVKAGSMEMEAPLSDVGIKKGKIAKMQKRYIKPDMSEAAVAAEINIIGLRVDEALSRLEQFLNDATLAGLSEVVIIHGVGMGILAKAVQGYLSGHPLVNNFRSGEQFEGGGGVTVASLK
- a CDS encoding type II toxin-antitoxin system VapC family toxin; the encoded protein is MKALLDTHVFLWWIMDDERLTPYIRDFIADEGNDLFLSSASCWEIAIKTKIGRLKLKENPEKFIPDQMIANNISGLPIQLVHALHVYNLPGHHRDPFDRMLVSQARIEKIPIITNDHLIADYDVKILWDKKRRRHL
- a CDS encoding type II toxin-antitoxin system Phd/YefM family antitoxin produces the protein MHTVNIHEAKTHLSAILKRVESGEDILIAKAGKPIARVSPIPASSGKRQPGSAKGKGKIIMTQAFMEPLPENVLKEFEK
- a CDS encoding endonuclease Q family protein; this translates as MRFIADLHIHSKYSRATSPDMSPENIWKWAQLKGITVIGTGDFTHPKWSDELKEKLEPAGSGLFRLKKEFQTDEIHDSCRQDVFFILSAEISCIYSKNGKTRKIHSIVFAPDFADIAKINAALSRIGNLSADGRPILGLDAKELLKIVMNESPDAMLVPAHAWTPHFSVFGAASGFDSLEECFEELTPHIHAIETGLSSDPAMNRRLSALDKITLISNSDAHSPAKIGREANIFDTEISYKAMMDALKTKKGFSGTIEFFPEEGKYHYDGHRLCKTSLSPKETIKHNYLCPVCSKKVTVGVMHRVERLSDREEGFELKGAPPFYSIIPLPEIIAEVLKVGVSSKKVDNVYQNLLQKLGSEFKILIDVPLDDIRRAGSPLLSEAISMMRSGNVHIAPGYDGEFGKVKIFEAEIT